The Gemmatimonadota bacterium genome has a segment encoding these proteins:
- the queF gene encoding preQ(1) synthase, with protein sequence MATAEGRTIPFVGPEAIDTTVLETFPYEGPDQEIVTSTGEFSAVCPFSGLPDIAVLTLRYVPGDCCIELKSLKYYVMSYRNVGIFQEHATARLAQDLQQVLRAKTLTVTTRYNVRGGFETTCSVTLPGKPL encoded by the coding sequence ATGGCAACAGCAGAAGGTCGGACGATCCCGTTCGTGGGACCCGAGGCAATCGACACTACGGTACTGGAAACTTTCCCGTATGAGGGCCCCGATCAGGAGATCGTGACCAGCACCGGAGAGTTCAGCGCCGTCTGTCCATTCAGCGGCCTTCCCGATATTGCCGTACTGACGCTACGCTACGTGCCCGGCGATTGCTGCATCGAACTGAAGAGCCTCAAGTACTATGTGATGAGTTATCGAAACGTCGGCATCTTCCAGGAACACGCGACGGCCCGACTCGCGCAGGACCTGCAACAGGTGCTCCGCGCCAAGACGCTCACGGTCACTACGCGCTACAATGTCCGTGGCGGTTTCGAGACCACCTGCAGCGTCACGTTGCCGGGCAAGCCACTGTAG
- a CDS encoding serine/threonine-protein kinase, translating into MERELGRGGMGTVYLARDVRLDRPVALKVLHRELAGQLDSRARFLREARTAARLAHPHIVPIFAVEEHPDCVVIVMAYVDGETLGERLRRRGTLPPDDAERMLRETAWALGYAHAHGVIHRDLTPANILLERGTGRAVLADFGIATRRDDLEQGPVFGTPGYLAPETIRGDPATMASDLYALGAVGYLALAGTPPLEAESPAQLLARHLVQPHRPLAPKARGASRRMIDAVERCLAKDPDARPADTAAFLTLLERPPEPVAIAPALRSWFTRWDRIRSIYALATPLLAMQTWLLIQSAFEEGKRELLTVALITTALSLTAIPIITHLLFEAAELRRLRRVGFGIDDIRSALPHWRAEMVRERRREGLAPLGGRVIWDLTVIGALTLIVSLGVIWPNLETWNVADVSIVRDAMVWMLSGVYFGTLTGVGIGFLLPGHRPKPDGWINAMKEAFWRSRVAGTLARLSAAGQRAVIAASSTLHRNTELVLGLAVDDLWKVIPPATRTELGDVPSLAHALQGSATELRDLIDRLRESERELSTDSFEFTQISEALVPLEARHRETVASLERIRLQLLRLLATREHTAELTQQLEAARLLESALLCEVGGHAELRKLLGRTRRPGAGTPT; encoded by the coding sequence CTGGAACGCGAGCTGGGGCGCGGCGGGATGGGCACGGTCTACCTCGCTCGTGATGTCCGGCTCGACCGGCCGGTGGCGCTGAAGGTTCTCCATCGCGAACTCGCCGGACAGCTCGACTCGCGCGCCCGCTTCCTGCGCGAGGCTCGCACCGCCGCCAGACTCGCCCACCCCCACATCGTCCCGATCTTCGCGGTTGAGGAACACCCCGACTGCGTGGTCATCGTGATGGCCTACGTCGATGGTGAGACACTCGGCGAGCGACTGCGGCGGCGTGGCACGCTCCCTCCTGATGATGCCGAACGGATGCTCCGCGAAACGGCCTGGGCACTGGGGTATGCCCACGCACACGGGGTCATTCACCGCGATCTCACGCCGGCCAACATCCTGCTCGAACGGGGAACTGGTCGGGCCGTGCTCGCCGACTTCGGCATTGCCACCCGGCGCGACGATCTGGAGCAGGGACCGGTCTTCGGCACCCCGGGGTATCTCGCACCGGAAACCATTCGCGGCGACCCGGCGACGATGGCCTCCGACCTCTATGCCCTCGGTGCGGTGGGCTACCTGGCCCTTGCGGGCACGCCGCCGCTCGAAGCCGAGTCACCGGCCCAGCTGCTGGCGCGGCACCTGGTACAGCCGCATCGGCCGCTGGCCCCCAAGGCGCGCGGAGCATCGCGGCGAATGATCGACGCGGTGGAACGGTGCCTCGCAAAGGACCCGGATGCGCGGCCCGCCGATACCGCCGCGTTCCTGACGCTGCTCGAGCGACCACCCGAACCGGTGGCGATCGCGCCGGCACTGCGAAGCTGGTTCACGCGATGGGATCGCATCCGTTCGATCTACGCGCTGGCAACGCCGCTGCTCGCGATGCAGACCTGGCTGCTGATCCAGAGCGCGTTCGAAGAAGGCAAGCGCGAGCTGCTGACGGTCGCCCTCATCACCACCGCCCTCTCCCTCACGGCGATCCCGATCATCACCCACCTGCTGTTCGAGGCCGCCGAGCTGCGGCGGTTGCGGCGCGTCGGCTTCGGCATCGATGACATTCGCTCGGCGCTGCCACACTGGCGCGCGGAGATGGTGCGCGAGCGCCGGCGGGAAGGGCTGGCGCCGTTGGGCGGTCGAGTCATCTGGGACCTCACGGTGATCGGTGCCCTGACGCTCATTGTGTCGCTTGGAGTGATCTGGCCCAACCTCGAGACGTGGAATGTTGCCGACGTCAGCATTGTCCGCGATGCGATGGTGTGGATGCTCTCCGGAGTCTACTTCGGCACGCTCACCGGCGTCGGCATCGGCTTCCTCCTGCCCGGTCACCGACCGAAGCCGGATGGCTGGATCAACGCCATGAAGGAAGCGTTCTGGCGGTCGCGCGTTGCCGGAACTCTGGCGCGTCTCTCGGCAGCGGGACAGCGCGCCGTCATCGCCGCGTCGTCGACGCTGCACCGCAATACCGAACTCGTACTCGGGCTCGCCGTCGATGATCTCTGGAAGGTCATCCCGCCCGCGACGCGCACCGAGCTGGGCGATGTTCCCTCGCTCGCGCATGCCCTGCAAGGGAGCGCGACCGAACTGCGCGACCTGATTGATCGGCTGCGCGAGAGTGAGCGCGAACTGTCGACCGATTCGTTCGAGTTCACCCAGATCAGCGAAGCGCTGGTCCCGCTCGAGGCGCGCCACCGCGAGACGGTGGCATCGCTTGAGCGCATCCGGCTGCAGCTGCTGCGGTTGCTGGCGACGCGCGAGCATACCGCGGAGCTGACCCAGCAACTCGAGGCCGCCCGATTGCTCGAATCGGCGCTGCTTTGTGAGGTCGGCGGCCACGCCGAATTGCGGAAGCTGCTTGGCCGCACCCGCCGGCCCGGCGCGGGCACCCCGACGTGA